From the genome of Rana temporaria chromosome 8, aRanTem1.1, whole genome shotgun sequence:
ctccaaccacatcaccatcaccacctccaaccacatcaccatcaccaccttcatcaccatcaccacctccatccacatcaccatcaccacctccatccacatcaccacctccatccacatcaccacctccatccacatcaccacctccaaccacatcaccacctccaaccacatcaccatcaccacctccatccacataaccacctccaaccacatcaccacctccatccacatcaccacctccatccacatcaccactaCCTGCAACCACATCACCActacctccaaccacatcacctccaaccacatcaccatcaccacctccatccacatcaccatcaccacctccatccacatcaccatcaccacctccaaccacatcaccatcaccacctccaaccacatcaccatctaAAACCACATCACCAACACcgcctccaaccacatcaccatcaccacctccatccacatcatcatcacctccaaccacatcaccatcaccacctccatccacatcatcatcacctccaaccacatcaccacctccaaccacatcaccatcaccaccttcatcaccatcaccacctccatccacatcaccatcaccaccttcatcaccatcaccacctccatcaccatcaccacctccatccacatcaccacctccatccacatcaccacctccatccacatcaccacctccatccacatcaccatcaccacctccatccacatcaacacctccatccacatcaccacctccatccacatcaccacctccaaccacatcaccatcaccaccttcatcaccatcaccacctccatccacatcaccatcaccacctccatccacataaccacctccatccacatcaccacctccatccacatcaccactacctccatccacatcaccactacctccaaccacatcaccatcaccacctccatccacatcaccatcaccacctccatccacatcaccatcaccacctccaaccacatcaccacctccaaccacatcaccatcaccacctccacctCACcacgtcccttctggttcctgatccagtctgctgcctctgactatgctgatctctggcttcctgatttcctggcttgttctgactacccaaTTTGGctaccatcaccacctccatccacatcaccatcaccacctccatccacatcaccatcaccacctccaaccacatcaccatcaccacctccatccacatcaccatcaccacctccatccacatcaccacctccatccacatcaccacctccatccacatcaccatccacatcaccacctccaaccacattaccacctccaaccacatcaccatcaccacctccatccacatcaccatcaccactagACTATGTCTAGTGgattgtgataatttttttttgatattcTGCATGAGACATTCCATGCCTttatgatctgctgtcgctgatcTATTCCATCTATTTCAAGTGGTCGAGAGGAATATCTATTTCCATGATGATCCACGTGGTTTTATGTTTTTCAATGTTTATCCACATATATTGATGGACACTTATTTGCACATTGTTTTTTCACTGCACATTTATTCTTATGAATTTCAGtttatatgtgtttttaatcACTCCATATATGATATTGAGTGTTCCTATTACCACTAGCGCTACATTTTTACTCGTCACTTGTCCAATTTGTGTCACATTGTTGTGTAGCAGCttattatttgtttgtttagACAAGCACAAtttatttctctttcttttaCATATCTATGAAAGTAGACACACTACTTAGTAAAACAATAGCtttcatttatttcccaagaaaataggaatatacAAACactaaacagcagaatatcaaaaaaaattatcacaatcCACTAGACATAGTCTCATCTGGATGGCAAAAGAGGGCCTGAGCCTCATGGCTTAGGCCCAAGCCAATATCCATCTCACCAGCAGGCCAGGAGCGAAAGAGATGGGGGGAAGAGTCCCAGCTGGTTGGAACCTCCACAGAGAACATCTCCTCACTCATATCTACCTGATCCAGATGGAATCTTGATGGAAGTGAACTAACCCTCTCAGATCCATTgatgatgtttttctatttttccaggacccgccatggagaaaccctcaaaggatcgtctcactttatctccagcttgtaaaatggaagatgaggacatcacaggagaTTGTGGAGGAGAAAAGACAATGAGCTCCACTATGGATGGAGGACTTCACAGTGTGGATAGACCATGGAATCCCTCCGACTCTGAGCAACCTCGTACTGTGAGGGGTGGTGCCAGGAACCAGGGGGAGGAGACATTTCCCTGTCCTGAATGTGGGGAAAGTTTTAGTTCTGAATTGGATCTTTCtgtacatcaaagatctcacacaagTAAGGAGAttcattcctgttctgagtgcgggaaatatttTTTTCGTAAATCAGAACTGGTCACACATTAcaaatctcacacaggtgagaagccgtattcttgtcctgagtgcgggaaatgtttttcacggaagtacTATCTtaaatcacatcagaggtctcacacaggtgagacgCCGCATTCCTGTTCTgcgtgtggaaaatgttttatgcaaaagTCAGGCCTTGTAAAACATCAAAgaactcacacgggtgagaaggcgtattcctgccctgagtgcgggaaatgtttttcacagagttCCCACCTTTATACACATCAGAagtctcacacgggtgagaaacTTCATTCCTGTTCTGAATGCGGCAAATGTTTCCCCCATAAATCACAACTAGTCAGACATCACAGAacccacacgggggaaaagccgtatccctgccttgagtgcgggaaatatttTTCACAGAGGTTCTATCTTAATATACATCAGAggattcacacgggtgagaagccgtattcctgtcctaagtGTGGAAAATGCTTTTTACAGAAATCAGACCTTGATAAACATCAAAAGTTTCATACGGGGGAGAAGGCATACtcctgtgctgagtgcgggaagtgttttttACAGAAATCATACCTTAATAAACATCGAAAATTTCACACAGGTGAGAGGGCGTATTCCTGctctgagtgtgggaagtgtttttcACAGAGTTCCCAACTTAAAacgcatcagagatctcacacaggtgagaagcttctttcctgttctgagtgcgggaaaagtttttttCATCAATCAGAGCTGGTCAGACATtacagatctcacacgggggagaagccgtattcatgccccgaatgcgggaaatgtttttcactcaAGTCCAATCTTAaaacacatcagaggtctcacgtAGATAAGAAGACGTAGGTAAGAAGACGCATTCCTGTTCTTAGTGTGGAAAATGCTTTAAACAAAATCCAGTCTTACTTTATATCAGATATGCCTTGCACGGGTGAAGCTATTTTCCTAACGGGTTCCATGGTGGCAGCATACGTTTCGGTAGCCCCCCCCTCGCTCCTACTCCATAGGACCCCATACATTTTCAGGCAGAGCCAGAGGCCCCATTCCTTATTTGTCCTTCTCACTTATAGAATAATTTCGTATGAAGTTTCCTACCTTTTGGAAAATGTGGTGGCCGGGGTCTGATGTGGATATTGGGAGCACCTCGTGGTGTGCAGAAGTTTCCGAGATGGCACCAGTAGTCAGAGTCCCCAGCTAGCAGGGGGTGAATGGCACACATGTGCAGAAGATTGACACCTGTAATAATGGAAGTTCTGCCAAGCAGTTGCACCAGGTCGGGTGACCTCTGAAGTGTGGCCAGCATGATGGTGTGCTCTGCTGTTCCTACCTCTGGGATCGTCTGGCTGCCTTATAGTTAGTATCTATCCATAAGGTTTCTGTTGGCTAAGTGCTATGTTGAAACAAGGAAGGAAGGGCGACCCCTAGAAGTCGCTCATCTATGGTGTCCTACTGCAATGa
Proteins encoded in this window:
- the LOC120909627 gene encoding oocyte zinc finger protein XlCOF6.1-like; this translates as MEKPSKDRLTLSPACKMEDEDITGDCGGEKTMSSTMDGGLHSVDRPWNPSDSEQPRTVRGGARNQGEETFPCPECGESFSSELDLSVHQRSHTSKEIHSCSECGKYFFRKSELVTHYKSHTGEKPYSCPECGKCFSRKYYLKSHQRSHTGETPHSCSACGKCFMQKSGLVKHQRTHTGEKAYSCPECGKCFSQSSHLYTHQKSHTGEKLHSCSECGKCFPHKSQLVRHHRTHTGEKPYPCLECGKYFSQRFYLNIHQRIHTGEKPYSCPKCGKCFLQKSDLDKHQKFHTGEKAYSCAECGKCFLQKSYLNKHRKFHTGERAYSCSECGKCFSQSSQLKTHQRSHTGEKLLSCSECGKSFFHQSELVRHYRSHTGEKPYSCPECGKCFSLKSNLKTHQRSHVDKKT